In Salinigranum marinum, one DNA window encodes the following:
- a CDS encoding pyridoxal-phosphate dependent enzyme: MTTALRCRDCSAIYEDRWRCSCGAPLDFAERPLPDSPAPPRHELDRDRGLWAFEAFLPVARAVTLGEGWTPLVSAQAWDATFKLEYVFPTGSFKDRGAATTLSRAVELGVDTVVEDSSGNAGAAVATYAARAGVEAEIYVPAGVKESKLRAIERAGATPVRVEGTREDVTAACVAAVERGDGWYASHAWNPAFFAGTATMALEIAAQRGWDVPDAVVTPLGHGTLFLGAYRGFRALVEAGWTDRIPRLLGAQAAGYAPVAEAVHGSSPDGTNEVADGIQIRDPVQRAAILEAIDDTDGDVVALSETTVERELDALHGHGFYTEPTCAVAPAALRTFRERGVLDRGDDVVVALTGSGLKG, encoded by the coding sequence ATGACCACGGCTCTCCGCTGTCGCGACTGCAGCGCTATCTACGAGGACCGCTGGCGCTGTTCCTGCGGCGCGCCGCTCGACTTCGCCGAGCGACCGCTCCCCGACTCCCCGGCACCGCCTCGGCACGAACTCGACCGCGATCGTGGGCTCTGGGCGTTCGAGGCGTTCCTGCCCGTCGCCCGGGCAGTGACGCTCGGGGAGGGGTGGACGCCGCTCGTGTCTGCCCAGGCATGGGACGCGACGTTCAAACTGGAGTACGTCTTCCCGACCGGGAGTTTCAAGGACCGCGGCGCGGCGACGACCCTCTCCAGAGCGGTCGAACTCGGCGTCGACACGGTCGTCGAGGACTCGTCGGGCAACGCGGGCGCGGCCGTCGCAACCTACGCCGCCCGCGCCGGCGTCGAGGCGGAGATCTACGTCCCGGCCGGGGTGAAGGAGTCGAAACTGCGGGCGATCGAGCGCGCCGGCGCGACGCCGGTCCGCGTCGAGGGCACCAGGGAGGACGTCACCGCCGCCTGCGTCGCGGCCGTCGAGCGCGGCGACGGGTGGTACGCGAGCCACGCGTGGAACCCCGCCTTCTTCGCCGGAACGGCCACGATGGCGCTCGAGATCGCCGCCCAGCGCGGGTGGGACGTTCCCGACGCCGTGGTGACGCCGCTCGGCCACGGGACGCTCTTTCTGGGGGCGTACCGCGGCTTCCGCGCGCTCGTCGAGGCGGGGTGGACCGACCGGATCCCCCGACTGCTGGGCGCACAGGCCGCGGGCTACGCGCCCGTCGCCGAGGCGGTACACGGCTCGTCGCCCGACGGGACGAACGAGGTCGCCGACGGGATCCAGATCCGCGATCCGGTCCAGCGCGCGGCGATCCTGGAGGCGATCGACGACACGGACGGGGACGTCGTCGCGCTCTCCGAGACGACCGTCGAGCGGGAACTCGACGCGCTCCACGGACACGGTTTTTACACCGAGCCGACGTGTGCGGTCGCGCCCGCGGCGCTTCGCACGTTCAGAGAACGCGGCGTCCTCGACCGGGGCGACGACGTCGTCGTCGCACTCACCGGCAGCGGCCTGAAGGGATAA
- a CDS encoding NUDIX hydrolase, which produces MVTHVPSYCPHCGHQLTTVEREGRPRHCCPSCDRVVYRNPVPGAAVVVVDGDSVLLVQRRIDPGAGRWCDPGGHLEVDERPAVAAARELEEETGLGVDPGGLTLVDALQMVPWGEKYVVTIGYTVKRRETTGALSPGTDARAARFVHREDLSTVEFAFDYVPGRLDRALALFD; this is translated from the coding sequence ATGGTCACGCACGTCCCCTCGTACTGTCCGCACTGTGGGCACCAGCTGACGACGGTCGAACGGGAGGGCCGTCCGCGACACTGCTGTCCGTCGTGCGACCGGGTCGTCTACCGCAACCCCGTCCCCGGCGCGGCCGTCGTCGTGGTCGACGGCGACTCGGTCCTCCTCGTGCAGCGTCGGATCGACCCCGGTGCCGGGCGGTGGTGTGACCCCGGCGGTCACCTCGAAGTCGACGAACGACCCGCGGTGGCGGCCGCCCGCGAACTCGAAGAGGAGACGGGGCTCGGCGTCGATCCCGGGGGATTGACGCTCGTCGACGCCCTCCAGATGGTGCCGTGGGGTGAGAAGTACGTCGTCACGATCGGCTACACGGTCAAGCGCCGCGAGACCACCGGCGCGCTCTCGCCGGGGACCGACGCCCGCGCGGCGCGGTTCGTCCACCGAGAGGACCTTTCGACGGTGGAGTTCGCCTTCGACTACGTTCCCGGGCGGCTCGACCGTGCGCTCGCGCTGTTCGACTAG
- a CDS encoding transcriptional regulator, which yields MSRSALIGNVTAMLRDAGFVVSDRCAIRPKSFDLAARRGDDLVLLKVLGNIDAFDGATGAEMRRLGTYLDATPIVVGMRTRNEDLKPGVVYFRHGVPVFNPDTAMDLFIEDVPPLIYAAPGGLYVNIDGDLLADERQEKGWSLGQLASELGVSRRTVSKYEDGMNASIEVAIQLEELFDQPFSNPVEVMDGADEVHEAEPTPDDPEADPDDEHVVAVLTRAGYDVHPTMRAPFKAVSEDSDRRGRMHVLTGHSAFNRSAEKRARIMSSLGEVTRTRSVYFTEERTKRDSVDRTAIVSCEELAAMDDPDDIRDLIRDRTSEPAES from the coding sequence ATGTCGCGGTCCGCGCTGATCGGCAACGTCACCGCGATGTTGCGAGACGCAGGGTTCGTCGTGAGCGACCGCTGTGCCATCCGGCCCAAGAGTTTCGACCTGGCGGCCCGTCGCGGCGACGATCTCGTCCTGTTGAAAGTCCTCGGGAACATCGACGCGTTCGACGGCGCGACGGGTGCGGAGATGCGCCGACTCGGGACGTATCTGGACGCGACGCCGATCGTCGTCGGGATGCGCACCCGCAACGAGGACCTCAAACCGGGGGTCGTCTACTTCAGACACGGCGTGCCGGTGTTCAACCCCGACACGGCGATGGATCTGTTCATCGAGGACGTGCCGCCGCTCATCTACGCGGCTCCCGGCGGACTGTACGTCAACATCGACGGCGACCTGCTCGCCGACGAGCGGCAGGAGAAGGGATGGAGTCTCGGCCAGTTGGCGAGCGAACTCGGCGTCTCCCGGCGCACCGTCTCGAAGTACGAGGACGGTATGAACGCCTCGATCGAGGTCGCGATCCAACTGGAGGAGCTGTTCGATCAACCGTTCTCGAACCCCGTCGAGGTGATGGACGGTGCCGACGAGGTGCACGAGGCCGAGCCCACGCCCGACGACCCCGAGGCCGACCCCGACGACGAACACGTCGTCGCCGTCCTCACGCGGGCGGGCTACGACGTTCACCCGACGATGCGCGCCCCGTTCAAGGCCGTCTCCGAGGACAGCGACCGCCGGGGACGGATGCACGTGCTCACCGGGCACTCGGCGTTCAACCGGAGCGCCGAGAAGCGCGCCCGTATCATGTCGTCGCTCGGCGAGGTCACGCGGACGCGCTCGGTGTACTTCACCGAGGAACGGACGAAACGCGACTCCGTCGACCGGACGGCCA
- a CDS encoding succinylglutamate desuccinylase/aspartoacylase family protein yields MTTLGSANAAPGEVATGRLEVGETRDGSPIGLPVAVVNGAEPGDTLYVQAVSDGDELNGVGVISRVVPRLDPTELSGTVLFVGIVNYHAFQVAQHRNPIDDRKMNRTYPGDQNGTSSERITHATFQAARRADLILDLHQGSTSRMIDETRVRCGSRHRLYRECLRLAKTFDCGYILDQKGPDGQIARAGPDEGIPTIDPELGGSVGWDETSIQRGVDGVFNVLRGYGFLDGTVDPGPQTRAKGFDQYGSPSGGLVHFEKELTEEVEIGDTLFRVTDPFGTLKARVTADSSGIFWRTRRLPQVATGEYVCSVGTNIDTY; encoded by the coding sequence ATGACGACACTGGGAAGCGCGAACGCGGCCCCCGGGGAGGTGGCGACGGGACGGCTCGAAGTCGGTGAGACGCGCGACGGGAGTCCGATCGGGCTTCCGGTCGCCGTCGTCAACGGAGCCGAGCCGGGAGATACGCTCTACGTGCAGGCGGTCAGTGACGGCGACGAACTCAACGGCGTCGGCGTCATCAGCCGCGTCGTGCCACGGCTCGATCCGACGGAACTCTCCGGAACGGTGCTCTTCGTCGGCATCGTCAACTACCACGCGTTCCAGGTCGCCCAGCACCGCAACCCCATCGACGACCGGAAAATGAACCGGACCTACCCCGGAGACCAGAACGGGACCTCCTCGGAACGCATCACCCACGCGACGTTCCAGGCGGCCCGGCGCGCGGACCTCATTCTCGACCTCCACCAGGGATCGACGAGCCGGATGATCGACGAGACGCGCGTCCGGTGTGGCTCGCGTCACCGCCTCTACCGCGAGTGTCTGCGGCTGGCGAAGACGTTCGACTGCGGCTACATCCTCGATCAGAAGGGGCCCGACGGCCAGATCGCCCGCGCCGGCCCCGACGAGGGGATCCCGACGATCGACCCCGAACTCGGCGGGAGCGTCGGCTGGGACGAGACGAGCATCCAGCGGGGCGTCGACGGCGTGTTCAACGTCCTCCGCGGCTACGGCTTCCTCGACGGCACGGTCGACCCCGGCCCGCAGACCCGCGCGAAGGGGTTCGACCAGTACGGCTCGCCCAGCGGCGGACTCGTCCACTTCGAGAAGGAACTCACCGAGGAGGTCGAGATCGGCGACACCCTCTTTCGAGTGACCGATCCGTTCGGGACGCTGAAAGCGCGCGTCACGGCAGACAGTTCGGGTATCTTCTGGCGCACGCGGCGGCTCCCGCAGGTCGCCACCGGCGAGTACGTCTGCTCCGTCGGGACGAACATCGATACCTACTGA
- a CDS encoding tRNA(Ile)(2)-agmatinylcytidine synthase → MTVIALDDTDSRERGMCTTYLATRLAERLEADGATVDRRLLVRLNPAVEHKTRGNAALALHTSCPPDEALAHACGAVERWSEFADDRTSPGVVVAPNEPAAVPSSVATFAREALVDHHSLDDALALVAEHGYLHRGWDGGRGRIGALAAVGAWAAFDEWTYEHISYRVFERCGTPRGVDADSVFAAADRGYPTVWDTVDRGEGEPVCVPNAPGPILHGIRGDDPGACRAVAAAVDSEPIDRSATFVTNQGTDAHLLDGAADTDLRDGRAYRVSGVVVDPPETRRGGHVFVGLRRNDAETATAGGHSLDCVAFEPTKRFRDRVRALRVGDRLTVCGEVSRGTLKLEKFAVRSLRRDAPATPVCPDCGRTMKSAGRGQGYRCRDCGTTGEKESRRIDRDLERGWYEVPPCARRHVAKPLVRGGFDAPTHPER, encoded by the coding sequence ATGACCGTCATCGCGCTCGACGACACCGACTCGCGCGAGCGCGGTATGTGTACGACGTATCTCGCGACCCGGCTGGCCGAGCGCCTCGAAGCCGACGGCGCGACGGTCGACCGACGACTGCTCGTCCGACTCAACCCCGCCGTCGAGCACAAGACCCGCGGGAACGCGGCGCTGGCGCTCCACACGTCGTGCCCACCGGACGAGGCGCTCGCTCACGCCTGCGGGGCGGTCGAGCGCTGGAGCGAGTTCGCGGACGACCGGACCAGCCCCGGCGTCGTCGTCGCCCCGAACGAGCCCGCCGCCGTCCCGTCGTCGGTGGCGACGTTCGCCCGCGAGGCCCTCGTCGATCACCACTCGCTCGACGACGCGCTCGCGCTCGTCGCCGAGCACGGCTATCTGCATCGGGGATGGGACGGCGGTCGCGGTCGGATCGGCGCGCTCGCCGCCGTTGGCGCGTGGGCCGCCTTCGACGAGTGGACGTACGAGCACATCTCCTACCGCGTCTTCGAGCGGTGCGGCACGCCGCGCGGCGTCGACGCCGACTCCGTCTTCGCGGCCGCCGACCGAGGCTACCCGACCGTCTGGGATACCGTCGACCGGGGGGAGGGCGAACCGGTCTGCGTGCCGAACGCGCCCGGCCCGATCCTCCACGGAATCCGCGGGGACGACCCCGGCGCCTGCCGGGCGGTCGCCGCCGCCGTCGATAGTGAACCGATCGACCGGAGCGCGACCTTCGTCACCAATCAGGGGACCGACGCGCACCTCCTCGACGGGGCGGCCGACACCGACCTCCGCGACGGCCGCGCGTACCGCGTCTCGGGCGTCGTCGTCGACCCGCCCGAGACCCGCCGGGGCGGCCACGTCTTCGTCGGCCTCCGCCGCAACGACGCCGAGACGGCGACCGCCGGCGGCCACTCCCTCGACTGCGTCGCCTTCGAGCCGACTAAACGGTTCCGCGACCGGGTGCGGGCGCTCCGAGTCGGCGACCGACTCACCGTCTGCGGCGAGGTGTCGCGCGGGACGCTGAAACTGGAGAAGTTCGCCGTCCGGTCGCTCCGCAGGGACGCGCCCGCGACGCCGGTCTGCCCCGACTGCGGACGGACGATGAAAAGCGCCGGCCGCGGGCAGGGCTACCGCTGTCGCGACTGCGGGACGACGGGGGAGAAGGAATCACGACGGATCGATCGCGACCTCGAACGCGGCTGGTACGAGGTACCGCCCTGCGCGCGTCGACACGTCGCCAAACCCCTCGTTCGTGGGGGATTCGACGCGCCGACGCATCCCGAGCGGTAG